In one window of Falco cherrug isolate bFalChe1 chromosome 10, bFalChe1.pri, whole genome shotgun sequence DNA:
- the LOC102045758 gene encoding malignant fibrous histiocytoma-amplified sequence 1 homolog isoform X3, with amino-acid sequence MAQPGACPGQEDGVRQVTLSMQRLRVLPPAVLGDPALESLDLDRNKLRSIAGISKLCNLKKLILSKNEIVDFPDEIQSLVRLEKLELNQNQIRVIPEGVFCHLPRLKHLRLNNNRLSALPRDLAACRGSLQYLNISNNLFRTFPQPVLQLACLQELHVQNNALRQLPRELFQGQSLKMVKASGNPLREPPSEVCAGGIQQIQNYFSQLQHSSGQEDKRVKTMFLGASLAGKSTICQSLKQGQTKLVPKEERTVGIEISEFQIEDFTFLFWDFAGQLEYYMTHHVFITPQALVILVINLHMYQITDQSFKELVGFWINNLFMRVPNSVVLPVGTHVDCCREEEVEEKRRDIMAKIAAMLVERKSNLAHFIDNLEGSEEPKFYVDQWERLKEMESHTLTILHLVAVNCTDHSDIKKLEATILEHVKKEELFPEVVRVLPPIYRQVEAAIVAIAQSEEMAGHGMMDFQYLLSKLSQRESLASLGRELLQDILRYLHRIGLLVWYEEIKHLESTVFLQPTFLITMFKLLVRYRLVQQLESISVDTLIGEHATIRDRSNWVWTFKSKAMLCHRAVRALVKHQLFSEGMQDVFEEIMGHGPHRGRGKLFSLLKHFELCLEVRHTKALNPQASEFVPGKPWETTQGCDESWYLFPTYLNQTQEVSEVWGGDHPEDLHIRAYFSPEIPEGFFQRFLVKACSFYSTHWVAKVTCLLVCNGKALLIKENNQRAYSYLELRCRKPAGRTGFQFAWDFLVAAVFIVQKLAEAWPGLHVCVKTPCRTAGCPAELIWPDMDGTNTTTKEDVKTCGTCGHRFGAELLLPKVPRPPEQPPAQPSAHYYVTSYGTTTFGSSSIQVNQQNISSE; translated from the exons ATGGCCCAGCCCGGAGCCT GTCCGGGGCAGGAGGACGGCGTGCGCCAGGTGACCCTCTCCATGCAGCGGCTGCGGGTGCTGCCACCAGCGGTCCTGGGCGACCCCGCGCTGGAGAGCCTTGACCTCGACAGGAACAAGCTCAGGAGCATCGCCGGCATCTCTAAGCTTTGCAACTTGAAGAAGTTGATCCTGTCCAAGAACGAGATTGTGGACTTTCCCGATGAAATCCAGAGCCTGGTCCGTTTGGAGAAGCTTGAGCTGAATCAGAACCAAATCCGGGTCATCCCTGAGGGGGTTTTCTGCCATCTCCCCAGGCTGAAACACCTGCGGCTGAACAACAACCGTCTCAGTGCCCTCCCCAGGGACCTGGCAGCTTGTCGAGGCAGTCTCCAGTACCTCAACATCTCCAACAACCTGTTCCGGACCTTCCCCCAGCCCGTCCTGCAGCTGGCATGCTTACAGGAGCTCCACGTGCAGAACAATGCCCTccggcagctccccagggagctcTTCCAGGGGCAGTCCCTGAAAATGGTCAAGGCCAGTGGGAACCCGCTCCGGGAGCCACCCAGTGAAGTGTGCGCCGGTGGCATCCAGCAAATCCAGAATTACTTCAGCCAGCTTCAACACAGTTCAGGGCAGGAGGACAAGAGGGTCAAGACCATGTTCCTGGGGGCCTCGCTGGCAGGGAAGTCCACCATCTGCCAAAGCCTGAAGCAAGGGCAAACCAAACTGGTGCCCAAGGAAGAGCGAACGGTTGGGATAGAGATCAGTGAGTTCCAGATCGAGGACTTCACGTTTCTCTTCTGGGACTTTGCCGGCCAACTGGAGTACTACATGACTCACCACGTGTTCATCACGCCACAGGCGCTTGTCATCCTCGTCATCAACCTCCACAT gTACCAAATTACCGACCAGTCTTTCAAGGAGCTCGTTGGTTTCTGGATCAACAACTTGTTCATGCGAGTCCCCAACTCGGTGGTGCTTCCCGTGGGCACCCACGTGGACTGCTGccgggaggaggaggtggaggagaagaGGCGTGATATCATGGCCAAGATCGCGGCCATGCTGGTGGAGCGAAAAAGCAACCTCGCTCACTTCATCGACAACCTGGAGGGCAGCGAGGAGCCCAAGTTTTATGTGGACCAGTGGGAGAGGCTGAAGGAGATGGAGAGCCACACGTTAACT ATCTTACACTTAGTTGCTGTCAACTGCACAGATCACAGTGACATCAAAAAGCTTGAGGCCACTATCCTGGAGCATGTGAAGAAGGAGGAGCTCTTCCCTGAGGTTGTCCGAGTGCTACCGCCCATCTACCGGCAGGTGGAAGCTGCCATCGTCGCTATCGCGCAGAGCGAGGAGATGGCGGGCCATG GCATGATGGACTTCCAGTACCTGCTCAGCAAACTCTCCCAGCGTGAGAGCCTGgccagcctgggcagggagctgctccaggaCATTTTGCGGTACCTCCACCGCATCGGGCTTCTTGTGTGGTATGAGGAAATCAAGCACCTGGAAAGCACCGTTTTTCTCCAGCCTACCTTCCTAATAACGATGTTCAAG CTCCTGGTGCGGTACCGCCTggtccagcagctggagagcatCTCCGTGGACACGCTGATTGGGGAGCACGCCACCATCAGAGACAGGTCCAACTGGGTGTGGACCTTCAAGTCAAAGGCAATGCTGTGCCACCGAGCCGTGCGTGCCTTGGTGAAGCACCAGCTCTTTTCTGAAGGGATGCAGGATGTCTTTGAGGAAATTATGGGACACGGGCCTcacagagggagagggaagctCTTCAGCCTCCTGAAGCACTTTGAGCTCTGCCTGGAGGTGAGGCACACCAAAGCACTCAACCCCCAGGCCAGTGAGTTTGTGCCCGGGAAGCCATGGGAGACAACGCAGGGCTGCGATGAGTCCTGGTACTTATTCCCAACCTACCTGAACCAGACCCAAGAGGTCTCTGAGGTGTGGGGAGGAGACCACCCTGAGGACCTCCACATCCGTGCCTACTTCTCGCCTGAGATACCGGAGGGTTTCTTCCAGAG GTTCCTGGTGAAGGCTTGCTCCTTCTACTCCACACACTGGGTGGCCAAAGTGACTTGCCTGCTCGTATGCAACGGCAAAGCTCTGCTCATCAAAGAGAACAACCAGAGGGCCTACAGCTACCTGGAGCTCCGGTGCAGAAAGCCGGCAGGAAGGACAG GTTTCCAGTTTGCCTGGGACTTCCTGGTGGCCGCCGTGTTCATCGTCCAGAAGCTGGCTGAGGCATGGCCGGGGCTGCACGTGTGTGTGAAGACCCCTTGCCGAACAGCCGGCTGCCCCGCGGAGCTCATCTGGCCAGACATGGATGGCACAAACACCAC GACCAAGGAAGATGTTAAAACCTGCGGGACATGTGGGCACCGCTTCGGCGcggagctgctcctgcccaaaG tgcccaggccaccagagcagcccccagcacagccctctgctCACTACTACGTGACAAGCTACGGGACCACCACCTTCGGGTCCAGCAGCATCCAGGTCAATCAGCAG AACATCTCAAGCGAGTAG
- the LOC102045758 gene encoding malignant fibrous histiocytoma-amplified sequence 1 homolog isoform X4, producing MAQPGACPGQEDGVRQVTLSMQRLRVLPPAVLGDPALESLDLDRNKLRSIAGISKLCNLKKLILSKNEIVDFPDEIQSLVRLEKLELNQNQIRVIPEGVFCHLPRLKHLRLNNNRLSALPRDLAACRGSLQYLNISNNLFRTFPQPVLQLACLQELHVQNNALRQLPRELFQGQSLKMVKASGNPLREPPSEVCAGGIQQIQNYFSQLQHSSGQEDKRVKTMFLGASLAGKSTICQSLKQGQTKLVPKEERTVGIEISEFQIEDFTFLFWDFAGQLEYYMTHHVFITPQALVILVINLHMYQITDQSFKELVGFWINNLFMRVPNSVVLPVGTHVDCCREEEVEEKRRDIMAKIAAMLVERKSNLAHFIDNLEGSEEPKFYVDQWERLKEMESHTLTILHLVAVNCTDHSDIKKLEATILEHVKKEELFPEVVRVLPPIYRQVEAAIVAIAQSEEMAGHGMMDFQYLLSKLSQRESLASLGRELLQDILRYLHRIGLLVWYEEIKHLESTVFLQPTFLITMFKLLVRYRLVQQLESISVDTLIGEHATIRDRSNWVWTFKSKAMLCHRAVRALVKHQLFSEGMQDVFEEIMGHGPHRGRGKLFSLLKHFELCLETQEVSEVWGGDHPEDLHIRAYFSPEIPEGFFQRFLVKACSFYSTHWVAKVTCLLVCNGKALLIKENNQRAYSYLELRCRKPAGRTGFQFAWDFLVAAVFIVQKLAEAWPGLHVCVKTPCRTAGCPAELIWPDMDGTNTTTKEDVKTCGTCGHRFGAELLLPKVPRPPEQPPAQPSAHYYVTSYGTTTFGSSSIQVNQQVRRLPPPWGRPQGPMLVAKLVLSPRF from the exons ATGGCCCAGCCCGGAGCCT GTCCGGGGCAGGAGGACGGCGTGCGCCAGGTGACCCTCTCCATGCAGCGGCTGCGGGTGCTGCCACCAGCGGTCCTGGGCGACCCCGCGCTGGAGAGCCTTGACCTCGACAGGAACAAGCTCAGGAGCATCGCCGGCATCTCTAAGCTTTGCAACTTGAAGAAGTTGATCCTGTCCAAGAACGAGATTGTGGACTTTCCCGATGAAATCCAGAGCCTGGTCCGTTTGGAGAAGCTTGAGCTGAATCAGAACCAAATCCGGGTCATCCCTGAGGGGGTTTTCTGCCATCTCCCCAGGCTGAAACACCTGCGGCTGAACAACAACCGTCTCAGTGCCCTCCCCAGGGACCTGGCAGCTTGTCGAGGCAGTCTCCAGTACCTCAACATCTCCAACAACCTGTTCCGGACCTTCCCCCAGCCCGTCCTGCAGCTGGCATGCTTACAGGAGCTCCACGTGCAGAACAATGCCCTccggcagctccccagggagctcTTCCAGGGGCAGTCCCTGAAAATGGTCAAGGCCAGTGGGAACCCGCTCCGGGAGCCACCCAGTGAAGTGTGCGCCGGTGGCATCCAGCAAATCCAGAATTACTTCAGCCAGCTTCAACACAGTTCAGGGCAGGAGGACAAGAGGGTCAAGACCATGTTCCTGGGGGCCTCGCTGGCAGGGAAGTCCACCATCTGCCAAAGCCTGAAGCAAGGGCAAACCAAACTGGTGCCCAAGGAAGAGCGAACGGTTGGGATAGAGATCAGTGAGTTCCAGATCGAGGACTTCACGTTTCTCTTCTGGGACTTTGCCGGCCAACTGGAGTACTACATGACTCACCACGTGTTCATCACGCCACAGGCGCTTGTCATCCTCGTCATCAACCTCCACAT gTACCAAATTACCGACCAGTCTTTCAAGGAGCTCGTTGGTTTCTGGATCAACAACTTGTTCATGCGAGTCCCCAACTCGGTGGTGCTTCCCGTGGGCACCCACGTGGACTGCTGccgggaggaggaggtggaggagaagaGGCGTGATATCATGGCCAAGATCGCGGCCATGCTGGTGGAGCGAAAAAGCAACCTCGCTCACTTCATCGACAACCTGGAGGGCAGCGAGGAGCCCAAGTTTTATGTGGACCAGTGGGAGAGGCTGAAGGAGATGGAGAGCCACACGTTAACT ATCTTACACTTAGTTGCTGTCAACTGCACAGATCACAGTGACATCAAAAAGCTTGAGGCCACTATCCTGGAGCATGTGAAGAAGGAGGAGCTCTTCCCTGAGGTTGTCCGAGTGCTACCGCCCATCTACCGGCAGGTGGAAGCTGCCATCGTCGCTATCGCGCAGAGCGAGGAGATGGCGGGCCATG GCATGATGGACTTCCAGTACCTGCTCAGCAAACTCTCCCAGCGTGAGAGCCTGgccagcctgggcagggagctgctccaggaCATTTTGCGGTACCTCCACCGCATCGGGCTTCTTGTGTGGTATGAGGAAATCAAGCACCTGGAAAGCACCGTTTTTCTCCAGCCTACCTTCCTAATAACGATGTTCAAG CTCCTGGTGCGGTACCGCCTggtccagcagctggagagcatCTCCGTGGACACGCTGATTGGGGAGCACGCCACCATCAGAGACAGGTCCAACTGGGTGTGGACCTTCAAGTCAAAGGCAATGCTGTGCCACCGAGCCGTGCGTGCCTTGGTGAAGCACCAGCTCTTTTCTGAAGGGATGCAGGATGTCTTTGAGGAAATTATGGGACACGGGCCTcacagagggagagggaagctCTTCAGCCTCCTGAAGCACTTTGAGCTCTGCCTGGAG ACCCAAGAGGTCTCTGAGGTGTGGGGAGGAGACCACCCTGAGGACCTCCACATCCGTGCCTACTTCTCGCCTGAGATACCGGAGGGTTTCTTCCAGAG GTTCCTGGTGAAGGCTTGCTCCTTCTACTCCACACACTGGGTGGCCAAAGTGACTTGCCTGCTCGTATGCAACGGCAAAGCTCTGCTCATCAAAGAGAACAACCAGAGGGCCTACAGCTACCTGGAGCTCCGGTGCAGAAAGCCGGCAGGAAGGACAG GTTTCCAGTTTGCCTGGGACTTCCTGGTGGCCGCCGTGTTCATCGTCCAGAAGCTGGCTGAGGCATGGCCGGGGCTGCACGTGTGTGTGAAGACCCCTTGCCGAACAGCCGGCTGCCCCGCGGAGCTCATCTGGCCAGACATGGATGGCACAAACACCAC GACCAAGGAAGATGTTAAAACCTGCGGGACATGTGGGCACCGCTTCGGCGcggagctgctcctgcccaaaG tgcccaggccaccagagcagcccccagcacagccctctgctCACTACTACGTGACAAGCTACGGGACCACCACCTTCGGGTCCAGCAGCATCCAGGTCAATCAGCAGGTAAGGAggctgccacctccctgggggAGACCCCAGGGTCCCATGCTGGTGGCCAAGCTGGTCCTCTCCCCTCGCTTCTGA
- the LOC102045758 gene encoding malignant fibrous histiocytoma-amplified sequence 1 homolog isoform X5: MAQPGACPGQEDGVRQVTLSMQRLRVLPPAVLGDPALESLDLDRNKLRSIAGISKLCNLKKLILSKNEIVDFPDEIQSLVRLEKLELNQNQIRVIPEGVFCHLPRLKHLRLNNNRLSALPRDLAACRGSLQYLNISNNLFRTFPQPVLQLACLQELHVQNNALRQLPRELFQGQSLKMVKASGNPLREPPSEVCAGGIQQIQNYFSQLQHSSGQEDKRVKTMFLGASLAGKSTICQSLKQGQTKLVPKEERTVGIEISEFQIEDFTFLFWDFAGQLEYYMTHHVFITPQALVILVINLHMYQITDQSFKELVGFWINNLFMRVPNSVVLPVGTHVDCCREEEVEEKRRDIMAKIAAMLVERKSNLAHFIDNLEGSEEPKFYVDQWERLKEMESHTLTILHLVAVNCTDHSDIKKLEATILEHVKKEELFPEVVRVLPPIYRQVEAAIVAIAQSEEMAGHGMMDFQYLLSKLSQRESLASLGRELLQDILRYLHRIGLLVWYEEIKHLESTVFLQPTFLITMFKLLVRYRLVQQLESISVDTLIGEHATIRDRSNWVWTFKSKAMLCHRAVRALVKHQLFSEGMQDVFEEIMGHGPHRGRGKLFSLLKHFELCLEVRHTKALNPQASEFVPGKPWETTQGCDESWYLFPTYLNQTQEVSEVWGGDHPEDLHIRAYFSPEIPEGFFQRFLVKACSFYSTHWVAKVTCLLVCNGKALLIKENNQRAYSYLELRCRKPAGRTGSASNSVKDLLVLRATQSGFLSRYRIKAGSQVFSLLMKQMGHPPPSSLPLGLQAIS, translated from the exons ATGGCCCAGCCCGGAGCCT GTCCGGGGCAGGAGGACGGCGTGCGCCAGGTGACCCTCTCCATGCAGCGGCTGCGGGTGCTGCCACCAGCGGTCCTGGGCGACCCCGCGCTGGAGAGCCTTGACCTCGACAGGAACAAGCTCAGGAGCATCGCCGGCATCTCTAAGCTTTGCAACTTGAAGAAGTTGATCCTGTCCAAGAACGAGATTGTGGACTTTCCCGATGAAATCCAGAGCCTGGTCCGTTTGGAGAAGCTTGAGCTGAATCAGAACCAAATCCGGGTCATCCCTGAGGGGGTTTTCTGCCATCTCCCCAGGCTGAAACACCTGCGGCTGAACAACAACCGTCTCAGTGCCCTCCCCAGGGACCTGGCAGCTTGTCGAGGCAGTCTCCAGTACCTCAACATCTCCAACAACCTGTTCCGGACCTTCCCCCAGCCCGTCCTGCAGCTGGCATGCTTACAGGAGCTCCACGTGCAGAACAATGCCCTccggcagctccccagggagctcTTCCAGGGGCAGTCCCTGAAAATGGTCAAGGCCAGTGGGAACCCGCTCCGGGAGCCACCCAGTGAAGTGTGCGCCGGTGGCATCCAGCAAATCCAGAATTACTTCAGCCAGCTTCAACACAGTTCAGGGCAGGAGGACAAGAGGGTCAAGACCATGTTCCTGGGGGCCTCGCTGGCAGGGAAGTCCACCATCTGCCAAAGCCTGAAGCAAGGGCAAACCAAACTGGTGCCCAAGGAAGAGCGAACGGTTGGGATAGAGATCAGTGAGTTCCAGATCGAGGACTTCACGTTTCTCTTCTGGGACTTTGCCGGCCAACTGGAGTACTACATGACTCACCACGTGTTCATCACGCCACAGGCGCTTGTCATCCTCGTCATCAACCTCCACAT gTACCAAATTACCGACCAGTCTTTCAAGGAGCTCGTTGGTTTCTGGATCAACAACTTGTTCATGCGAGTCCCCAACTCGGTGGTGCTTCCCGTGGGCACCCACGTGGACTGCTGccgggaggaggaggtggaggagaagaGGCGTGATATCATGGCCAAGATCGCGGCCATGCTGGTGGAGCGAAAAAGCAACCTCGCTCACTTCATCGACAACCTGGAGGGCAGCGAGGAGCCCAAGTTTTATGTGGACCAGTGGGAGAGGCTGAAGGAGATGGAGAGCCACACGTTAACT ATCTTACACTTAGTTGCTGTCAACTGCACAGATCACAGTGACATCAAAAAGCTTGAGGCCACTATCCTGGAGCATGTGAAGAAGGAGGAGCTCTTCCCTGAGGTTGTCCGAGTGCTACCGCCCATCTACCGGCAGGTGGAAGCTGCCATCGTCGCTATCGCGCAGAGCGAGGAGATGGCGGGCCATG GCATGATGGACTTCCAGTACCTGCTCAGCAAACTCTCCCAGCGTGAGAGCCTGgccagcctgggcagggagctgctccaggaCATTTTGCGGTACCTCCACCGCATCGGGCTTCTTGTGTGGTATGAGGAAATCAAGCACCTGGAAAGCACCGTTTTTCTCCAGCCTACCTTCCTAATAACGATGTTCAAG CTCCTGGTGCGGTACCGCCTggtccagcagctggagagcatCTCCGTGGACACGCTGATTGGGGAGCACGCCACCATCAGAGACAGGTCCAACTGGGTGTGGACCTTCAAGTCAAAGGCAATGCTGTGCCACCGAGCCGTGCGTGCCTTGGTGAAGCACCAGCTCTTTTCTGAAGGGATGCAGGATGTCTTTGAGGAAATTATGGGACACGGGCCTcacagagggagagggaagctCTTCAGCCTCCTGAAGCACTTTGAGCTCTGCCTGGAGGTGAGGCACACCAAAGCACTCAACCCCCAGGCCAGTGAGTTTGTGCCCGGGAAGCCATGGGAGACAACGCAGGGCTGCGATGAGTCCTGGTACTTATTCCCAACCTACCTGAACCAGACCCAAGAGGTCTCTGAGGTGTGGGGAGGAGACCACCCTGAGGACCTCCACATCCGTGCCTACTTCTCGCCTGAGATACCGGAGGGTTTCTTCCAGAG GTTCCTGGTGAAGGCTTGCTCCTTCTACTCCACACACTGGGTGGCCAAAGTGACTTGCCTGCTCGTATGCAACGGCAAAGCTCTGCTCATCAAAGAGAACAACCAGAGGGCCTACAGCTACCTGGAGCTCCGGTGCAGAAAGCCGGCAGGAAGGACAG GGTCCGCCAGCAATTCTGTTAAAGATCTCCTCGTTCTCCGTGCAACCCAGTCAGGGTTCCTCTCAAGGTATCGCATCAAAGCGGGAAGTCAAGTTTTCAGTCTTCTCATGAAGCAAATGGGCCACCCTCCCCCATCCAGCCTCCCGCTGGGGCTCCAAGCCATAAGCTGA
- the LOC102045758 gene encoding malignant fibrous histiocytoma-amplified sequence 1 homolog isoform X1, whose product MAQPGACPGQEDGVRQVTLSMQRLRVLPPAVLGDPALESLDLDRNKLRSIAGISKLCNLKKLILSKNEIVDFPDEIQSLVRLEKLELNQNQIRVIPEGVFCHLPRLKHLRLNNNRLSALPRDLAACRGSLQYLNISNNLFRTFPQPVLQLACLQELHVQNNALRQLPRELFQGQSLKMVKASGNPLREPPSEVCAGGIQQIQNYFSQLQHSSGQEDKRVKTMFLGASLAGKSTICQSLKQGQTKLVPKEERTVGIEISEFQIEDFTFLFWDFAGQLEYYMTHHVFITPQALVILVINLHMYQITDQSFKELVGFWINNLFMRVPNSVVLPVGTHVDCCREEEVEEKRRDIMAKIAAMLVERKSNLAHFIDNLEGSEEPKFYVDQWERLKEMESHTLTILHLVAVNCTDHSDIKKLEATILEHVKKEELFPEVVRVLPPIYRQVEAAIVAIAQSEEMAGHGMMDFQYLLSKLSQRESLASLGRELLQDILRYLHRIGLLVWYEEIKHLESTVFLQPTFLITMFKLLVRYRLVQQLESISVDTLIGEHATIRDRSNWVWTFKSKAMLCHRAVRALVKHQLFSEGMQDVFEEIMGHGPHRGRGKLFSLLKHFELCLEVRHTKALNPQASEFVPGKPWETTQGCDESWYLFPTYLNQTQEVSEVWGGDHPEDLHIRAYFSPEIPEGFFQRFLVKACSFYSTHWVAKVTCLLVCNGKALLIKENNQRAYSYLELRCRKPAGRTGFQFAWDFLVAAVFIVQKLAEAWPGLHVCVKTPCRTAGCPAELIWPDMDGTNTTTKEDVKTCGTCGHRFGAELLLPKVPRPPEQPPAQPSAHYYVTSYGTTTFGSSSIQVNQQVRRLPPPWGRPQGPMLVAKLVLSPRF is encoded by the exons ATGGCCCAGCCCGGAGCCT GTCCGGGGCAGGAGGACGGCGTGCGCCAGGTGACCCTCTCCATGCAGCGGCTGCGGGTGCTGCCACCAGCGGTCCTGGGCGACCCCGCGCTGGAGAGCCTTGACCTCGACAGGAACAAGCTCAGGAGCATCGCCGGCATCTCTAAGCTTTGCAACTTGAAGAAGTTGATCCTGTCCAAGAACGAGATTGTGGACTTTCCCGATGAAATCCAGAGCCTGGTCCGTTTGGAGAAGCTTGAGCTGAATCAGAACCAAATCCGGGTCATCCCTGAGGGGGTTTTCTGCCATCTCCCCAGGCTGAAACACCTGCGGCTGAACAACAACCGTCTCAGTGCCCTCCCCAGGGACCTGGCAGCTTGTCGAGGCAGTCTCCAGTACCTCAACATCTCCAACAACCTGTTCCGGACCTTCCCCCAGCCCGTCCTGCAGCTGGCATGCTTACAGGAGCTCCACGTGCAGAACAATGCCCTccggcagctccccagggagctcTTCCAGGGGCAGTCCCTGAAAATGGTCAAGGCCAGTGGGAACCCGCTCCGGGAGCCACCCAGTGAAGTGTGCGCCGGTGGCATCCAGCAAATCCAGAATTACTTCAGCCAGCTTCAACACAGTTCAGGGCAGGAGGACAAGAGGGTCAAGACCATGTTCCTGGGGGCCTCGCTGGCAGGGAAGTCCACCATCTGCCAAAGCCTGAAGCAAGGGCAAACCAAACTGGTGCCCAAGGAAGAGCGAACGGTTGGGATAGAGATCAGTGAGTTCCAGATCGAGGACTTCACGTTTCTCTTCTGGGACTTTGCCGGCCAACTGGAGTACTACATGACTCACCACGTGTTCATCACGCCACAGGCGCTTGTCATCCTCGTCATCAACCTCCACAT gTACCAAATTACCGACCAGTCTTTCAAGGAGCTCGTTGGTTTCTGGATCAACAACTTGTTCATGCGAGTCCCCAACTCGGTGGTGCTTCCCGTGGGCACCCACGTGGACTGCTGccgggaggaggaggtggaggagaagaGGCGTGATATCATGGCCAAGATCGCGGCCATGCTGGTGGAGCGAAAAAGCAACCTCGCTCACTTCATCGACAACCTGGAGGGCAGCGAGGAGCCCAAGTTTTATGTGGACCAGTGGGAGAGGCTGAAGGAGATGGAGAGCCACACGTTAACT ATCTTACACTTAGTTGCTGTCAACTGCACAGATCACAGTGACATCAAAAAGCTTGAGGCCACTATCCTGGAGCATGTGAAGAAGGAGGAGCTCTTCCCTGAGGTTGTCCGAGTGCTACCGCCCATCTACCGGCAGGTGGAAGCTGCCATCGTCGCTATCGCGCAGAGCGAGGAGATGGCGGGCCATG GCATGATGGACTTCCAGTACCTGCTCAGCAAACTCTCCCAGCGTGAGAGCCTGgccagcctgggcagggagctgctccaggaCATTTTGCGGTACCTCCACCGCATCGGGCTTCTTGTGTGGTATGAGGAAATCAAGCACCTGGAAAGCACCGTTTTTCTCCAGCCTACCTTCCTAATAACGATGTTCAAG CTCCTGGTGCGGTACCGCCTggtccagcagctggagagcatCTCCGTGGACACGCTGATTGGGGAGCACGCCACCATCAGAGACAGGTCCAACTGGGTGTGGACCTTCAAGTCAAAGGCAATGCTGTGCCACCGAGCCGTGCGTGCCTTGGTGAAGCACCAGCTCTTTTCTGAAGGGATGCAGGATGTCTTTGAGGAAATTATGGGACACGGGCCTcacagagggagagggaagctCTTCAGCCTCCTGAAGCACTTTGAGCTCTGCCTGGAGGTGAGGCACACCAAAGCACTCAACCCCCAGGCCAGTGAGTTTGTGCCCGGGAAGCCATGGGAGACAACGCAGGGCTGCGATGAGTCCTGGTACTTATTCCCAACCTACCTGAACCAGACCCAAGAGGTCTCTGAGGTGTGGGGAGGAGACCACCCTGAGGACCTCCACATCCGTGCCTACTTCTCGCCTGAGATACCGGAGGGTTTCTTCCAGAG GTTCCTGGTGAAGGCTTGCTCCTTCTACTCCACACACTGGGTGGCCAAAGTGACTTGCCTGCTCGTATGCAACGGCAAAGCTCTGCTCATCAAAGAGAACAACCAGAGGGCCTACAGCTACCTGGAGCTCCGGTGCAGAAAGCCGGCAGGAAGGACAG GTTTCCAGTTTGCCTGGGACTTCCTGGTGGCCGCCGTGTTCATCGTCCAGAAGCTGGCTGAGGCATGGCCGGGGCTGCACGTGTGTGTGAAGACCCCTTGCCGAACAGCCGGCTGCCCCGCGGAGCTCATCTGGCCAGACATGGATGGCACAAACACCAC GACCAAGGAAGATGTTAAAACCTGCGGGACATGTGGGCACCGCTTCGGCGcggagctgctcctgcccaaaG tgcccaggccaccagagcagcccccagcacagccctctgctCACTACTACGTGACAAGCTACGGGACCACCACCTTCGGGTCCAGCAGCATCCAGGTCAATCAGCAGGTAAGGAggctgccacctccctgggggAGACCCCAGGGTCCCATGCTGGTGGCCAAGCTGGTCCTCTCCCCTCGCTTCTGA